In Halobacteriovorax marinus SJ, the following proteins share a genomic window:
- a CDS encoding MBL fold metallo-hydrolase has protein sequence MTNLKNKMTILGSGTSTGIPMVGCDCAVCTSTVKENTRLRTSVYLETAQASSILIDTTPDLRHQLLKNKINKVDFAFITHDHADHTHGIDDLRPLTFAPKYTSIPIYTYKKCAAQLTQKFPYIFKAKQLPANIGGGIPNLQLMEVDLSGQQKIGAELFEFTMLDHGYTQTLGIIHQKMAYIIDCHQLSSEQIEDLRKRELELLIIDCVTNHEHKTHLWQERTFEYISQIAPKRAGLIHMNHALEHEQLKKDAAASFSFEVFPTYDGQVLYY, from the coding sequence ATGACCAATTTAAAGAATAAAATGACAATTCTGGGATCGGGAACGAGTACAGGTATTCCGATGGTTGGCTGCGACTGCGCAGTTTGCACTTCCACGGTTAAAGAGAATACGAGACTAAGGACAAGTGTCTACCTAGAAACGGCTCAGGCAAGCTCTATACTTATTGATACTACGCCTGATCTTCGCCATCAACTTCTCAAAAATAAAATAAATAAAGTTGACTTCGCATTTATAACTCATGACCACGCTGACCATACACACGGAATTGACGACCTAAGGCCTCTTACTTTTGCGCCTAAGTATACTTCTATTCCCATCTATACTTACAAAAAATGCGCCGCACAACTCACGCAGAAATTCCCCTATATTTTTAAAGCAAAGCAATTGCCCGCCAATATAGGAGGTGGAATTCCAAATCTCCAGTTAATGGAAGTAGATTTATCTGGCCAGCAAAAGATCGGCGCTGAGCTCTTTGAGTTCACCATGTTAGATCACGGCTACACCCAAACTCTTGGAATTATTCACCAGAAAATGGCCTATATAATAGACTGCCACCAGCTAAGTAGCGAGCAAATTGAAGACCTTAGAAAGAGAGAATTAGAGCTTCTCATCATAGACTGTGTGACCAATCACGAGCATAAGACTCACCTATGGCAAGAGCGCACTTTTGAATACATTTCACAGATAGCGCCCAAGAGGGCCGGACTCATTCACATGAATCACGCTCTAGAGCACGAGCAGCTCAAAAAGGACGCGGCGGCAAGCTTCTCATTTGAAGTCTTCCCCACCTATGACGGCCAAGTCTTATATTATTAA
- the ald gene encoding alanine dehydrogenase — MKIGVPKEIKNNENRVGLVPGGVRQLVHDGHEVFVENNAGVGVGIENEEYIKAGAKILPTLEDVFAESTMIIKVKEPQAREIACLRPHHILYTYLHLAADPDQTKGLMESGSTSIAYETIQPEDGSLPLLTPMSEVAGRMATQVGAAYLQKDHGGKGILLGGVPGTRRAKVTVIGCGIAGTNAIKMAMGMGADVTAIDLSTKRLAELDDLFDNRITTLFSNIENIENSVLSSDLVIGAVLIPGAKAPKLVTREMISKMEKGSVVVDIAVDQGGCIETCKPTTHQDPTFEIDGVVHYCVANMPGAVARTSTFALTNVTLKYARMIASMGVEEAAKKDAAFRKGINVYKGNLVYKQVAEDLDLPYTELNI, encoded by the coding sequence ATGAAAATTGGTGTTCCTAAGGAAATTAAAAATAATGAAAATAGAGTTGGTCTTGTTCCAGGTGGAGTTAGACAATTAGTTCATGATGGTCACGAAGTTTTTGTTGAAAACAATGCTGGTGTTGGTGTTGGTATCGAAAACGAAGAATATATAAAAGCTGGTGCCAAGATTCTTCCTACGTTAGAAGATGTATTTGCTGAATCTACAATGATTATCAAAGTTAAGGAACCTCAAGCGAGAGAGATTGCTTGCCTTAGACCACATCACATACTTTACACTTATCTTCACCTTGCTGCAGATCCAGACCAAACGAAAGGATTAATGGAGTCAGGTTCAACTTCTATTGCCTACGAAACAATTCAACCTGAAGATGGTTCTCTACCTCTTTTAACACCAATGTCAGAAGTTGCAGGAAGAATGGCCACTCAAGTTGGTGCCGCTTACCTTCAAAAAGACCACGGTGGAAAAGGTATACTCTTAGGTGGTGTTCCAGGAACAAGAAGAGCTAAGGTTACAGTTATTGGTTGTGGTATTGCGGGAACAAATGCCATTAAGATGGCGATGGGTATGGGTGCTGACGTAACGGCAATTGACCTATCGACTAAGAGACTAGCTGAGCTAGATGATTTATTTGATAATAGAATCACGACTCTCTTCTCAAATATTGAAAATATTGAAAATAGTGTTCTTTCATCTGACCTTGTTATTGGTGCAGTTTTAATTCCTGGTGCAAAAGCGCCAAAGCTTGTTACGAGAGAGATGATTTCTAAAATGGAAAAAGGATCTGTCGTTGTTGATATCGCTGTAGATCAAGGTGGATGTATTGAGACTTGTAAGCCTACAACTCACCAAGACCCTACGTTTGAAATCGACGGTGTTGTTCACTACTGTGTTGCAAATATGCCAGGTGCTGTAGCTAGAACATCTACATTCGCACTAACAAACGTAACTCTAAAGTATGCAAGAATGATTGCTTCAATGGGTGTTGAAGAAGCTGCAAAGAAAGACGCTGCATTTAGAAAAGGAATCAACGTTTACAAAGGTAATCTAGTTTATAAGCAAGTAGCTGAAGATCTAGACCTACCATACACTGAATTAAATATTTAA
- a CDS encoding M16 family metallopeptidase translates to MNKTIILLLLVSLLGCSGMSKQEDQLTHSTSDLKIDVKKYTLSNGLRLLVVENPQLPIYSYYTFFDVGGRYESKGTTGATHFLEHMMFKGAKKYGPHKFDTFIESNGGSTNAYTTFDSTVYYENLPSHTLETMIDMEADRLSYVLLEPKAFEKERAVVLEERKYRYENSPKGQLFLAMMQSVFKGTPYGGSVIGDAQDVKNLQIPEMRKFFDQFYTPDNAIVVIVGDVKADEVYKMVKDKYGDLKASNGLAEFKKKMDSEERYSHRARYKQEVKLYGKSPIPIFTIAYKGKKIGEKDAYVMDILSSIFGDGSSSYFYQKYVRGKKPILSRINVANYTLRNNGVFFFTGELLPNTNLTKFKRKALKDIRRSCDDAITDRTVQKTKNQYLISYYSQLQSNSGIASFVGLRENFYNDYSFYEKELEIYQSITAEQVKEVCHQLFDDNEYIFLSVWDKHKAGKK, encoded by the coding sequence ATGAATAAAACAATTATTCTGCTTCTTCTGGTCTCACTTCTCGGCTGCTCGGGAATGTCAAAGCAAGAGGACCAACTGACTCACTCGACAAGTGATCTTAAAATTGATGTTAAGAAATATACCTTGTCTAATGGCCTTAGGTTATTAGTTGTGGAGAATCCTCAGCTACCAATTTACTCGTACTATACTTTCTTCGATGTAGGGGGGCGCTACGAATCTAAAGGGACTACCGGAGCAACTCACTTTCTTGAGCATATGATGTTTAAGGGTGCAAAGAAGTATGGACCACATAAGTTTGATACTTTTATTGAAAGTAATGGTGGTTCTACAAATGCGTACACAACATTTGATTCGACAGTTTATTATGAAAATCTTCCAAGCCATACATTAGAGACCATGATTGATATGGAAGCCGATAGATTGAGCTACGTTCTACTTGAGCCAAAGGCCTTTGAAAAAGAGAGAGCTGTTGTTCTTGAAGAGAGAAAGTACCGCTATGAAAATAGTCCTAAAGGTCAATTATTCTTGGCCATGATGCAATCAGTATTTAAGGGTACTCCTTATGGTGGCTCGGTCATTGGTGATGCTCAGGACGTAAAGAACTTACAGATTCCTGAGATGAGAAAATTCTTTGACCAATTCTATACTCCAGACAATGCCATAGTGGTAATTGTAGGGGATGTTAAGGCCGATGAAGTCTATAAGATGGTAAAGGATAAGTATGGAGACTTAAAGGCTTCAAATGGTCTAGCTGAATTTAAAAAGAAAATGGATTCTGAAGAGAGATACTCTCACAGAGCAAGATATAAGCAAGAGGTGAAGCTCTACGGTAAGAGTCCTATCCCAATTTTTACTATTGCCTATAAAGGAAAGAAAATTGGTGAGAAAGACGCTTACGTGATGGATATTTTAAGTTCGATTTTTGGTGATGGTTCAAGCTCGTACTTTTATCAAAAGTATGTACGTGGGAAGAAGCCTATTTTAAGTAGGATAAACGTCGCAAATTATACTTTAAGAAATAATGGAGTCTTCTTTTTTACAGGAGAACTTCTACCAAATACAAATTTAACTAAGTTTAAGAGAAAGGCATTAAAAGATATTAGAAGATCTTGTGACGATGCTATTACAGATAGAACTGTTCAAAAAACAAAGAATCAATATCTAATCTCTTATTATTCTCAACTTCAGAGCAATAGTGGAATTGCTAGCTTTGTAGGACTTAGAGAGAATTTCTACAATGATTACTCTTTCTATGAGAAAGAATTAGAAATTTATCAATCTATTACAGCT